Sequence from the Nymphaea colorata isolate Beijing-Zhang1983 chromosome 9, ASM883128v2, whole genome shotgun sequence genome:
AAATGAGTTGTATGATGATGTTCCAGATAAGCCAATGTTCCTCTTAGCTATGTTGTTAAGGCATTGCCTAGGTGACGCCTAGGCGTGGACTAGGCACCAGTCCACACCCGTCGCCTAAGCCCATCACTTAGGCAATGGATTTGGTGCTGGCGCCTAGGTGCCAGAATAGTCCTTGGGAAGGTAAATGCCTGTGCttttatataatgtattatgtacaatctgttataatgtataatatatgtacaaTCTGAATTAATTTATATTCACATATTGTATTTTTAATGTGTTGTATATGTACATTAATGTGTTGTATGTGTATATTAGTTCAATCTGAAGCAATTTGTAAGTGGGTCCATTTGCAGTTGAATCTGTtgaatgtatattatatgttatatgtacaatctgttgtaaacttgtaatgcaTATTCCATGTACTGATTTGATACGATTTTTGTctgaaatgattcaaatgaagtAGTCTATAAGGTCTATaactgaaatagtctataagaatTGCAAGCATTGTGTCCAGTATGTAAGCAAGAATGACGTGTCTTCTTTTGTGTATAAAACTAAGGCATCAGCTAGAACAGAAGTAGCATAGctttccagtatgtaaacaagctggaaaAGTACTCTTAAtctgtcatgtaaacaagaacagaacagcttttcatgttttactttttggcttCACTTACAAAGTgtaatcattcaattagaattagaacagaacagaacagtttttcaaattttacttaGAATAGCCTCTTACAGTTCAGTCAGTAAgcacataattttattatgtaattaaacataactaaaaaaaaaaggtcatgtTTTTTGCCTAGAGGTGTGGCTAGTCCCACCTGCCTGGGTGCCTTGACAATATAGCCACTCAGAACTTGATACGTACAATTGCTATTTGTACTGCCGTATATTCCTGTTTAAATGATGATGCTGAAAGAGATTAATGCAGATTTTTATTTGCTTCTGATGatagttttttttcctcttgcaaGCAGTCTTTTGACTCTGCAGTAATACATGTGACACGAGCCATTTGAGATTCAATATTTTGTTTCCTCATGTGGTTCTTTGCTTTTCGAATATTGATATGCAAAAGACATAGTTACTTATTTGAGTCATTCTAGTTTAATTACATCTTTTCATGTTCAACTCACATTGTCACCTCTTTGGCATCCTCTGTAGGAAATGAGGTTCAGGGGCTTTCCACTGCTGCGCTTGGTTACCAGCGTGTTGTAAAGGAAAACAGAAACCTGTACAATATGCTCCAGGATCTTAAAGGTTGGCTCTTTGCTCTACTTCCACtcttataaaataatataaaagaaggTAAGTTTCTGAACAACGTTTCAATTTCAGGGAATATACGAGTTTATTGCAGAATTAGGCCTTTGCTTGAAGCTGGCTATTCAACAGTTGATTTCATTGGAGAAGATGGGTCTCTGACAATTTTGAATCCTCTAAAGCAGCAGAAGGATCAACCAAAAACATTCCAGTTCAACAAGGTCTTTGGTCCAACTTCTACACAAGgtaatttttccattttcaggtCCTCGTGTCCACATTGCTCTAGTACTTGACTATATCAAATGTGACACAGCCTGCAAATTGGTTTCTAATTTCTATGTTCAACAGATGATGTCTATATGGATACTCAACCTCTAATTAGGTCTGTCATGGATGGTTACAACGTTTGCATCTTTGCATATGGCCAAACAGGATCTGGCAAAACATACACAATGGTATATTCATTCTCTCACATATGTTTAGCAGTTTCTAGCTACTCGGTTCTGATTTCCTGGTCCACTGAAGTTCTATTGTTATTGTATCTTTGCTTCTTAAAACTTTTTCCAGTGTGGTACATCAACCAGTTCGCGGAAGGACTTGGGAATCAATTATAAGGCCCTAGATGATCTATTTAAGATATCTCAGGAAAGGAAGGACTACGTTAAATATGAGGTTCAGGTTCAGATGGTTGAGATATATAATGAGCAAGTCAGGGATCTGCTTGCAGAAGATCCTTCAACTACAAAATATCCTTTCAGTGTCGCATTTGCAGTCCACcacctctttgtttctttcttgccattttgatttcttttctgTGTGAAAACGGAGATGTGATTCTTTGATTCCTAGCAAGTTAGAAATTCGGAGCTCTACATGCAATGGCTTGAATGTTCCAGATGCTAGTCTACACCTTGTCCAATGTCCGACTGACATTCATAACCTGATGAGTTTGGGACAAAAAAATCGTGCTGTCAGTTCAACTGCTATGAACAACCGAAGTAGTCGCTCACATAGGTTAGTAATTTTTGTTTGAGCTCATTTCCATATTTTACTTTTGTTAATGACACTAACTAGTGTTCTTTCTTCAGTGTTTTAACTGTTCATGTGCAAGGCATTGATACATCTGGTAGCCTCATCCGAAGCTCCCTACACTTGGTGGACCTTGCAGGAAGTGAGAGGGTTGACAAGTCAGAAGCTACGGGGGACAGGTTGAAAGAGGCACAATATATTAACAGGTCTCTTTCTTGTCTGGGAGATGTAATAGCTGCACTAGCCCAAAAGAACTCATACATACCTTACAGAAACAGCAAGCTCACACAGCTACTACAAGATTCCTTAGGTAGCATCTAAGAACTTAATTGCTGGATCTATTCTCAAAACATTTACCTTGTCTAATACCTTCCTTTATGTCTTTGTCCACATATGCAATAGGTGGCCAAGCAAAGACCTTGATGTTTGCCCATGTGAGCCCAGAAGCTGATTCTTATGGAGAAACTATCAGTACATTGAAATTTGCGGAGAGGGTTTCTGCTGTTGAACTTGGTGCTGCTCGATTAAACAAAGAAAGTGGCGAAGTTAGAGAGCTTAAAGAACAGGTTTTTCACTAGGCACATACCTTTAAGATGGTTTTTCCAAAAGCATGAAGGGCCTTTTAGGTGACATTATTCCAATCATTACCTGATCAGTGGAATGGTCTTTTTTGCAGGTCGAATATTTAAAGAAGGCAATAGCAAAGAAGGAAGGGGAAGTAACAATCCTGTCACAGAAATCTCCTCCGGAACagaaaaacaagtttgaaaGTGCTCCACCACATCCACGGCGAAGAATGAGCATTGAAGGCTCTAATTTCCCGAAGCCTGAACCAAGTTACCTTAATTCTATTTCATCTTTAAAATCCCCTACATTGTCAATGAAATCTGAGACAGAAAATACTCCTGTTCGTTCTCGAAGATTAAGCATAGAGAAAGCTGCATATGGAAAGATGGAGCTGCAACAGCAAAAGATCAGTAGGACAAGAAAGGTAACCGAGTCATTCCCTTGTCTGGTGGGAATGGGTCATGAGTACCAATCGATATTCTTGAGAAACGACAAATTCTAACATTTTGACTTGTTGCTTATCTTATTCCAGGCCCCAGGCTACTTGTCCAGCAGCATGTGCAGCATTTCAACAGAGCAGTCCCCCGGATCTTCTCAAGTTCTCTTTAAAGCTGGACAGCGTAACATTTTGGCACCAGTTCAACTTACAGTTGACGAACCCGGGAATAATACCAGAGCAATGACAGGACTTTTTTGCCCTTATAACTCATATTCTAACATGGACTGTAACAATCAAATGTCATATGGGATGGCTGTCCCTCTGCCACTGCCACGCACCCCAGATTTTACTATGTCAGTGAAAAAAGATGGATCAGATAATGAGAAGCAGAGTGAAGCAAGTCTTAATAGTAAGTTCCAGCTACTGTCTGCTCCTTCAAACCGAAAGGGATCGCAAATAAGGAAATCACTCAATAATACCATAGGAAAGTTGATCAATGGCTCTGATAAAAGGTAAGCAACCTTCGCACATTCACAAGTATACCTGCTGAAGCCAGCCAAAAAACTAATATTTTAATGATTCTTCATTATGTTGTACTCTGCAGGAATCTCATTGGCCAACTGGAAACTTCATCACCTTTCTGTGCCAGGCAAAGAGACACTTATCCAGCGAAATCACCAGTTGCACCAAGTTCTAGTTCTCGCCGTAGGCAATCGCTGACTGGTCATGTCGGAGGACTGGAATCTTCAAGAAGGTCCTCCTTGGGAGGGAAAATGAACTCTTCTTGTAAGTTCACAACTGTAATTGTTGAATAATCTTGCCTTGACATTTGCACTGCCATGAAAAAATGATGCCTGCAAACATAGAGATTTTGCTGAGAAATTATCTGATTTGTTGATTGAGATGCTGCCGTTGAatcttttatatgtatttcCTGAAGGTACAAGAGAGCCGCAGTCATTAGTCACACCAGCAACAGCCTACCAATCTGTAAAGACGACAAAGAGGTGGTTGTAATGACACAGAGATGGTTGTCAACGATTTCACAAGTTGGCTGTTCGCAAAGCCCGTTCTAATTACTATAATCCGGTGGCGCTGCTGTTAAGAAAATAGAGGCACAGGAAGTACATATCTAGAAGAGGGATAGCATTGAAAGATTGCATTCTTTGCAGTTGATGTACATAAGTTCTCATTGTTCTGAACTCTTCATTCTAGAAATTTTGGTTCCTGCCTCTTAATAGTATAAATAattctcatctctctctctctctccatattcCGGGATTCACAGCCACAGGTGTTAAACTTGTGAATGGTTAAGTTTTTCTGAGATGTGTACATTGCCTTTAATGTTGGTCGTGTTGACTGTGCTGGTCCCTGCCCGCAGATCACAGACTTGCCTATCCAAGGGTGGGAAATCTTGCAATTTTTCCTTCTGCGTAGCCATCGTTAGTATAATAGTAATGCTGCAACGTTTAATTTACTTGAGAGATGGTTTATTTGATAGAATGATGTAAAATAAGGATGTAGAAATATGAGCTTTCAAATATTAAGAGGTCCATATTTTATGGCCACATAATctctatattttgtttttgttggctAAAACTGTAAATTAAAGCATATCTGTAGCTTCTGGAGATACAACCACTTGGATAAGAGACAAAAAACCAATCATATTAAAatgaattattaaaaaaaatatattttttgaaatctaaccttatacatatgaacttaagagtgatttgatgagaaacatatattaagttagttgttttcaccttaatattgttttttaatagtaaaaaagaaaggtttttaTAACAAGAAAACATTGGTAGTATaaggatcaaaattttttacaaaaatgagtTGAAccaaagcatgatttatattaaattagtgtttataaatacattaGAAGGTTCATGTTTAGTTTAAAgcactttttaatatatatatatatatatatatataagtggctACCAGTTCCTTGCACACTAGATTTGATAGGAACTTTTAggtcttgtttctttttattagaCAATATAGATTaagttgtaaatataaaagtcaaattattttttcaagagaACTTCTCCTCTAACCCACGATCACACCCAAACTAAATTAGGACAAGTCAGAAAGATTCACAAATGAAATGCAAATAATTCtaaagggaaagggaaaacaCAAAGAACAATTAggatttttcattaaaactgaTTTCTCCTTACAGATGAGCCCTAACAGCCTTCATATAGACTAAAAACGGAACCTTGGATCTAGatctaattgaaaaaaaaaaaacaataaatttgcttcttcttttgcaTCACTTTTCCTATCAATGTAGATTATGACCAACCAGACCACGTAAGTTTCTTTGCCATGTACAATTTTTTGCCATGTCTCTGGAACTAAAGTAGAGTCCCATGCCATGACAAACAAAATATGTGAAATAATTTTGGATTAAAAGTATACTTTAAGACCTTCAGGTCTGTCATCCTGATCAATTCATGCAACTATATTGCAGTAATCCAATTTATCATGAATGAATATTGTCACATAGTTTATGAAAATATGACTCGAGACTCATCGAAGCAGCCTATGTAGCAATTAGTCGACCACACACAAAtctctttttcataaaagcTTTTCAAAGTGAGGAGTTTCAAGAACTTGCATCCAAATTGAAATATTTCCAACTATCACACCATACAATGGTGCATCTCTATCGTATCCCATGAAGAGAATACATGTTTCACTACGTTTGGGTCCAAGGCTACGTCGGTATTTGGGATAAAGCTAGTGTGCCTTCAACTTGATGCTGCGATCTATCTTTACAATGCACAGGCAGCAGTatggatgtcaacggatcggttATATCCTTAATTATATccgttttttcagatattcacatattcagatttgaatatgaataaagaaaagacaTATCCGAAAatgaaatccgattttacaatctgaatccagtccgaatccaatttttatattcatatctgaatc
This genomic interval carries:
- the LOC116261196 gene encoding kinesin-like protein KIN-14L; the encoded protein is MEVPCIRETVETLSDSHRASRRAEESAARRFQAAAWLRSTLGESLKLSPQPSEEEFLSCLRNGLVLCNAINKIKPGAVPKVVESHSASILSECEKSPLPAYQYFENVRNFTKAVEEMKLPAFEASVLERGMLEPVGSTGKIVDCILALKSYHEWIKSGSSGSWKYTGTGRSPMVSHSSGRNRTDVSSSEFTLACRRLDLSSSSDKHKSQDEKSPPSGQDSSNVNLILKQVAESLFAAKENVDQRCLDSRLLANTDIGRLIIQLISNHLLKKKPNSFPHLEAFLKEHLKYGENLTTGSNSSTPSSLPSEEKYKGCRSCVAKGKCTHLFLVEAQEEEIKALRSLMRETQTEFNAWQSQLRMDLMQLGNEVQGLSTAALGYQRVVKENRNLYNMLQDLKGNIRVYCRIRPLLEAGYSTVDFIGEDGSLTILNPLKQQKDQPKTFQFNKVFGPTSTQDDVYMDTQPLIRSVMDGYNVCIFAYGQTGSGKTYTMCGTSTSSRKDLGINYKALDDLFKISQERKDYVKYEVQVQMVEIYNEQVRDLLAEDPSTTKLEIRSSTCNGLNVPDASLHLVQCPTDIHNLMSLGQKNRAVSSTAMNNRSSRSHSVLTVHVQGIDTSGSLIRSSLHLVDLAGSERVDKSEATGDRLKEAQYINRSLSCLGDVIAALAQKNSYIPYRNSKLTQLLQDSLGGQAKTLMFAHVSPEADSYGETISTLKFAERVSAVELGAARLNKESGEVRELKEQVEYLKKAIAKKEGEVTILSQKSPPEQKNKFESAPPHPRRRMSIEGSNFPKPEPSYLNSISSLKSPTLSMKSETENTPVRSRRLSIEKAAYGKMELQQQKISRTRKAPGYLSSSMCSISTEQSPGSSQVLFKAGQRNILAPVQLTVDEPGNNTRAMTGLFCPYNSYSNMDCNNQMSYGMAVPLPLPRTPDFTMSVKKDGSDNEKQSEASLNSKFQLLSAPSNRKGSQIRKSLNNTIGKLINGSDKRNLIGQLETSSPFCARQRDTYPAKSPVAPSSSSRRRQSLTGHVGGLESSRRSSLGGKMNSSCTREPQSLVTPATAYQSVKTTKRWL